One Streptomyces sp. NBC_01237 genomic region harbors:
- a CDS encoding ABC transporter ATP-binding protein: MTTIEIDHTSRWFGNVVAVNDVSMTVGPGVTGLLGPNGAGKSTLINMMAGFLAPSTGTVTLDGAPIWRNEAVYQQIGIVPEREGMYDFLTGQEFVVANAELQGLGAAEAQRALATVQMEYAQDRKISTYSKGMRQRVKMASALVHEPSVLLLDEPFNGMDPRQRMQLMELLRQMGAEGRTVLFSSHILEEVEQLATHIEVIVAGRHAASGDFRKIRRLMTDRPHRYLVRSSDDRALAAALIADPSTAGIEVDLSEKALRIQAVDFGRFTELLPRVAREQGIRLLTVSPSDESLESVFSYLVAA, encoded by the coding sequence GTGACCACCATCGAGATCGACCACACCTCGCGCTGGTTCGGCAATGTGGTCGCCGTCAACGACGTGAGCATGACGGTGGGGCCGGGTGTCACCGGGCTGCTCGGGCCCAACGGTGCCGGGAAGTCCACGCTGATCAACATGATGGCCGGGTTCCTCGCCCCGTCGACGGGCACGGTCACGCTCGACGGGGCGCCGATCTGGCGCAACGAGGCGGTCTACCAGCAGATCGGCATCGTCCCGGAACGCGAGGGCATGTACGACTTCCTGACCGGCCAGGAGTTCGTCGTCGCCAACGCCGAACTCCAGGGCCTGGGGGCCGCGGAGGCGCAGCGGGCGCTGGCGACGGTTCAGATGGAGTACGCGCAGGACCGCAAGATCTCGACGTACAGCAAGGGCATGCGCCAGCGCGTGAAGATGGCGTCCGCGCTGGTTCACGAGCCGTCCGTGCTGCTGCTGGACGAGCCGTTCAACGGCATGGACCCGCGTCAGCGGATGCAGCTGATGGAGCTGTTGCGACAGATGGGGGCGGAGGGGCGCACGGTCCTGTTCTCCTCCCACATCCTCGAAGAGGTCGAGCAGCTCGCCACACACATCGAGGTGATCGTGGCGGGGCGGCATGCCGCGTCCGGTGACTTCCGGAAGATCCGCCGCCTGATGACGGACCGGCCGCACCGGTATCTCGTACGGTCCAGCGACGACCGGGCCCTCGCGGCCGCACTCATCGCCGACCCGTCCACGGCGGGGATCGAGGTCGACCTGAGCGAAAAGGCGCTGCGGATCCAGGCCGTCGACTTCGGGCGCTTCACCGAACTGCTGCCCAGGGTGGCACGGGAACAGGGCATCCGGCTGCTGACCGTTTCGCCGTCCGACGAGTCCCTCGAATCGGTCTTTTCCTATCTCGTAGCGGCCTGA
- a CDS encoding SDR family oxidoreductase — MNLSGARERWVRTGGIELCVAELGDEKQPTVVLVHGYPDSKEVWSDVAVRLAERWHVVLYDVRGHGRSTAPKPLRGGFTLEKLTDDFLAVADAVSPDRPVHVVGHDWGSVQSWEFATVTRTEGRIASFTSMSGPSLDHFGHWIKQRMTRPTPRRVGQLLGQGAKSWYVYMLHTPVLPELAWRGPLGKRWPRILERMEKVPAGDYPTASLPNDAAHGAWLYRDNVRARLRRPRADAYAHVPVQLITPTGDIFLSEKLYDQLEHWVPQLVRRSLPAKHWVPRTRPDQLASWVSEFVAANETARREGMPVQDTVAKGAYADRFGGQLVLITGAAGGIGRATAFAFAEAGARVVAVDRDAEGAARTAEMARLIGAPAAWGEAVDVSDEQAMEKLAEKVAAEYGIVDVLVNNAGIGLSGSFLETTSEDWKNVLDVNLWGVIHGCRVFGKQMADRGQGGHIVNTASAAAYQPSRALPAYSTSKAAVLMLSECLRAELAERSIGVSAICPGIVNTNITATTHFAGADAAEEKRLRQRTSRLYGLRNYPPEKVADAILKAVVRNQAVVPVTPEARGARLLSRISPGVLRGIARLKPPL, encoded by the coding sequence GTGAATCTGTCAGGAGCGCGTGAGCGCTGGGTCCGCACCGGCGGAATCGAGCTGTGCGTGGCCGAGTTGGGCGACGAGAAGCAGCCGACCGTGGTGCTGGTGCACGGCTACCCGGACAGCAAGGAGGTCTGGTCGGACGTCGCCGTGCGGCTGGCCGAGCGATGGCACGTCGTGCTCTACGACGTGCGGGGGCACGGCAGGTCGACGGCGCCGAAGCCGCTGCGCGGCGGCTTCACACTGGAGAAGCTCACGGACGACTTCCTGGCGGTCGCGGACGCGGTCAGCCCGGACCGGCCGGTGCATGTGGTGGGCCACGACTGGGGTTCGGTCCAGTCCTGGGAGTTCGCCACGGTCACGCGCACGGAGGGCCGGATCGCCTCCTTCACCTCGATGTCCGGCCCTTCCCTGGACCACTTCGGGCACTGGATAAAACAGCGGATGACCCGCCCGACCCCCCGGCGCGTCGGCCAGCTCCTCGGCCAGGGAGCCAAGTCCTGGTACGTGTACATGCTGCATACGCCGGTCCTGCCGGAGCTCGCCTGGCGCGGGCCGCTGGGCAAGCGGTGGCCCCGGATCCTGGAGCGGATGGAGAAGGTGCCCGCGGGCGACTATCCGACGGCCTCCCTGCCGAACGACGCGGCACACGGCGCCTGGCTCTACCGCGACAATGTCCGCGCCCGGCTGCGCAGGCCGCGCGCCGACGCCTACGCCCATGTACCGGTCCAGCTCATCACGCCGACCGGCGACATCTTCCTCTCGGAGAAGCTCTACGACCAACTGGAGCACTGGGTACCCCAGTTGGTACGCCGATCCCTGCCGGCCAAGCACTGGGTACCGCGCACCAGGCCGGACCAGCTGGCGTCCTGGGTCAGTGAGTTCGTCGCGGCGAACGAGACGGCCCGCCGGGAGGGCATGCCGGTGCAGGACACGGTGGCGAAGGGGGCGTACGCCGACCGGTTCGGCGGACAGCTCGTCCTGATCACGGGCGCGGCGGGCGGCATCGGCCGGGCCACCGCCTTCGCCTTCGCCGAGGCGGGTGCCAGGGTGGTGGCCGTGGACCGTGACGCCGAAGGGGCTGCCCGGACGGCGGAGATGGCCCGGCTCATCGGCGCCCCGGCCGCCTGGGGCGAGGCCGTCGACGTGAGCGACGAACAGGCGATGGAGAAGCTCGCGGAGAAGGTCGCCGCGGAGTACGGAATCGTCGACGTCCTGGTGAACAATGCCGGGATCGGGCTGTCGGGCTCCTTCCTGGAGACCACCAGCGAGGACTGGAAGAACGTCCTGGACGTCAATCTGTGGGGGGTCATCCACGGCTGCCGCGTCTTCGGCAAGCAGATGGCCGACCGCGGGCAGGGCGGCCACATCGTCAACACGGCCTCCGCGGCGGCCTACCAGCCCTCCAGGGCACTTCCCGCCTACAGCACGTCCAAGGCGGCCGTGCTGATGCTGAGCGAATGCCTGCGGGCAGAGCTGGCGGAGCGATCGATCGGGGTCAGCGCGATATGCCCCGGCATCGTCAACACCAACATCACCGCGACCACGCACTTCGCGGGGGCCGACGCGGCGGAGGAGAAGCGCCTCCGGCAGCGGACCAGCCGGCTCTACGGGCTCCGCAACTACCCGCCGGAGAAGGTCGCCGACGCCATCCTCAAGGCCGTGGTGCGCAACCAGGCGGTGGTACCGGTGACGCCGGAGGCCCGGGGCGCCCGGCTGCTGTCCAGGATCAGCCCCGGGGTGCTGCGCGGGATCGCCCGGTTGAAGCCGCCGCTGTGA
- a CDS encoding ABC transporter permease → MSTETGAVTGSDTSRIHNIGYRSYDGPRLGRAYARRSLYSQTLRGSFGLGRSAKSKVLPMLLFGVMALVAAILVAVSMATPDASKLVVKYTAYAIYLQAVIGLFIAAQAPQAVSRDLRFKSVPLYFSRPIERVDYVVAKFAAMASALFVLTGTPLLILYVGSLLAKFDFADQTKWFGQGLVSVALLSVLFAGLGLVMAALTPRRGFGVAAVIAVLTISYGAVSTVQAIAWETGSTGAVQWMGLFSPITLIDGVQTAFLGATSSFPSGEGPGTGTGVVYLIVVLALVAGSYAVLMRRYRRVGL, encoded by the coding sequence ATGAGCACTGAGACCGGGGCCGTGACCGGGAGCGACACCTCCCGGATCCACAACATCGGGTACCGCTCGTACGACGGCCCGCGTCTGGGCCGCGCCTACGCGCGGCGCTCGCTCTACTCGCAGACCCTCCGGGGCTCCTTCGGACTGGGCCGTTCCGCCAAGTCCAAGGTGCTGCCGATGCTGCTGTTCGGTGTGATGGCCCTCGTCGCGGCGATCCTCGTGGCGGTCTCCATGGCCACTCCGGACGCGTCGAAGCTGGTGGTCAAGTACACGGCGTACGCGATCTATCTGCAGGCGGTCATCGGCCTCTTCATCGCCGCGCAGGCGCCACAGGCGGTCTCCAGGGACCTCCGCTTCAAGAGCGTGCCCCTGTACTTCTCACGGCCGATCGAACGGGTCGACTACGTCGTCGCCAAGTTCGCGGCCATGGCATCGGCGCTGTTCGTGCTCACCGGGACGCCGCTGCTCATCCTGTACGTGGGCTCCCTGCTCGCGAAGTTCGACTTCGCCGATCAGACCAAGTGGTTCGGCCAGGGGCTGGTGTCGGTGGCGCTGCTGTCCGTCCTGTTCGCCGGTCTCGGCCTGGTGATGGCCGCGCTGACCCCGCGCCGCGGGTTCGGTGTCGCCGCGGTGATCGCGGTGCTGACCATCTCCTACGGTGCGGTGTCCACGGTCCAGGCCATCGCCTGGGAGACGGGGTCCACCGGAGCCGTCCAGTGGATGGGGCTCTTCTCGCCGATCACACTGATCGACGGCGTCCAGACCGCGTTCCTCGGCGCCACCTCGTCCTTCCCCTCCGGGGAAGGCCCGGGGACGGGCACCGGGGTGGTCTATCTGATCGTTGTTCTCGCGCTCGTCGCCGGCTCGTACGCCGTCCTGATGCGCCGTTACCGGAGGGTCGGGCTGTGA
- a CDS encoding M24 family metallopeptidase codes for MASAVKDATALELQGFREVQRLAYDCAEAVAGQLRPGVTEREAARMQREWLRERGVRDWFHLPFAWFGDRTAFAGFKVPLQFFPTNRKLEPGMPFILDMAPVYKGFTADIGYSGCLGLSPLHDKLLADLEAHRDLILREVRERRSLRAIYEDVEGLMIRQGYANRHRAYPFGVIAHKVDRVEERRWSPHVLGFGTQSLKGLLSDALHGHRDGWSPLWSPYSFSDHPPRPGLWAVEPHLGFRGTGAKFEEILVVTDSRDPEESAFWLDDDLPHVRRWAEEKVAA; via the coding sequence ATGGCCTCGGCGGTGAAGGACGCAACAGCCCTGGAGCTCCAGGGGTTCAGAGAGGTGCAGCGCCTCGCCTACGACTGCGCGGAGGCGGTCGCGGGCCAGCTCAGGCCGGGCGTGACGGAGCGCGAGGCGGCGCGGATGCAGCGCGAGTGGCTGCGCGAGCGGGGGGTGCGGGACTGGTTCCATCTCCCCTTCGCCTGGTTCGGGGACCGTACGGCGTTCGCCGGCTTCAAGGTGCCGCTGCAGTTCTTCCCCACCAACCGGAAGCTGGAGCCGGGAATGCCGTTCATTCTCGACATGGCCCCGGTGTACAAGGGATTCACGGCGGACATCGGGTATTCCGGCTGTCTCGGTCTGAGCCCCCTGCACGACAAGCTGCTGGCCGATCTGGAAGCCCATCGCGACCTGATCCTGCGCGAGGTGCGCGAACGCCGCTCGCTGCGCGCGATCTACGAGGACGTGGAAGGCCTCATGATCAGACAGGGCTACGCGAACCGGCACCGCGCCTACCCCTTCGGCGTCATCGCCCACAAGGTGGACCGCGTGGAAGAACGCCGCTGGTCCCCCCATGTCCTCGGGTTCGGAACCCAGTCGCTCAAGGGCCTGTTGAGCGACGCGCTGCACGGACACCGGGACGGCTGGTCGCCGCTGTGGAGTCCGTACAGCTTCTCCGACCATCCACCGCGGCCCGGACTGTGGGCGGTGGAACCCCACCTCGGATTCCGGGGTACGGGCGCCAAGTTCGAGGAGATCCTGGTCGTCACCGACTCCCGGGACCCCGAGGAGAGCGCCTTCTGGCTGGACGACGATCTGCCGCACGTGCGGCGCTGGGCCGAGGAGAAGGTGGCGGCGTGA
- a CDS encoding ABC transporter permease, whose translation MYDPTVARLTYRALLGRRRAAILFVLPVLLVAIAVAVRAFAGADDQVASNVLGGFAIATMVPLIGVIAGTGAIGPEIDDGSIVYLLAKPVKRPTIIFTKLIVAIAVTMVFSALPTLVAGLVLNGNGQQIAVAYTIAALVASIAYSALFLLLGTISRHAVVLGLVYALVWEALFGSLVPGARTLSVQQWSLAIAEKVGRDGAITSDVGMPLATVLLIGVTVAATWYAGQKLRTLKLAGEE comes from the coding sequence ATGTACGACCCCACAGTCGCCCGGCTCACCTACCGGGCCCTGCTCGGCCGGCGCCGGGCCGCCATCCTGTTCGTCCTGCCCGTGCTGCTGGTGGCCATTGCCGTGGCCGTCCGGGCCTTCGCCGGGGCCGATGACCAGGTCGCCTCGAACGTGCTGGGCGGCTTCGCCATCGCCACGATGGTGCCGCTGATCGGCGTGATCGCGGGTACCGGAGCCATCGGTCCCGAGATCGACGACGGATCGATCGTCTATCTGCTGGCCAAGCCGGTGAAACGGCCGACGATCATCTTCACGAAGCTGATCGTGGCCATCGCCGTGACGATGGTGTTCTCCGCCCTGCCGACCCTCGTCGCCGGTCTGGTCCTGAACGGCAACGGACAGCAGATCGCCGTGGCCTACACGATCGCGGCGCTGGTCGCCTCGATCGCGTACAGCGCGCTGTTCCTGCTGCTGGGCACGATCAGCCGCCACGCGGTGGTCCTCGGCCTGGTGTACGCCCTGGTGTGGGAGGCCCTGTTCGGCAGCCTGGTGCCCGGGGCGCGGACCCTCAGCGTGCAGCAGTGGTCCCTCGCGATCGCCGAGAAGGTCGGCCGGGACGGCGCGATCACCTCCGACGTGGGCATGCCGCTCGCGACGGTGCTGCTGATCGGTGTCACGGTGGCCGCCACCTGGTACGCGGGTCAGAAGCTGCGCACCCTGAAGCTGGCCGGCGAGGAGTGA
- a CDS encoding ABC transporter ATP-binding protein: MVRTTTFVDVTVIATESLSKRFPRVTALDRLSLDIGPGVTGLVGSNGAGKSTLIKILLGLSPATEGRAAVLGLDVATSGAAIRERVGYMPEHDCLPPDVSATEFVVHMARMSGLPPTAARERTADTLRHVGLYEERYRPIGGYSTGMKQRVKLAQALVHDPKLVLLDEPTNGLDPVGRDEMLGLIRRIHTDFGISVLVTSHLLGELERTCDHVVVIDGGALLRSSSTSDFTQTTTTLAVEVTDSDTHPDGTDALRQALAAAGVALIGHDGLDAEGLPGAGHILLVEATGEETYDIVRDSVAGLGLGLVRMEQRRHHIAEVFRTEQAPAARTAEQTASVAAGAGEQKGNGRDEH, translated from the coding sequence GTGGTGCGCACCACTACCTTCGTAGACGTGACTGTGATCGCGACCGAAAGCCTGAGCAAGCGGTTCCCCCGGGTGACCGCGCTTGACCGGCTCTCCTTGGACATCGGACCCGGTGTGACCGGCCTGGTGGGTTCCAACGGAGCCGGCAAGTCCACACTGATCAAGATCCTGCTGGGTCTCTCCCCCGCCACCGAGGGCCGGGCCGCAGTGCTCGGGCTCGACGTCGCGACCAGCGGCGCCGCCATCCGGGAACGGGTGGGCTACATGCCCGAGCACGACTGCCTGCCGCCGGACGTCTCGGCGACCGAGTTCGTCGTGCACATGGCCCGGATGTCCGGGCTGCCGCCGACCGCGGCGCGCGAGCGTACCGCCGACACGCTGCGCCACGTGGGCCTGTACGAAGAGCGCTACCGCCCCATCGGCGGCTACTCGACCGGTATGAAGCAGCGCGTGAAGCTGGCCCAGGCACTGGTCCACGACCCGAAACTGGTCCTCCTCGACGAGCCGACCAACGGCCTGGACCCGGTCGGCCGTGACGAGATGCTCGGCCTGATCCGCCGGATCCACACCGACTTCGGTATCTCCGTGCTGGTCACCTCGCACCTCCTGGGCGAGCTGGAACGCACCTGCGACCATGTCGTCGTCATCGACGGCGGCGCCCTGCTGAGGTCCAGTTCCACCAGCGACTTCACCCAGACCACCACCACCCTCGCGGTCGAGGTGACCGACAGCGACACCCACCCCGACGGCACGGACGCCCTGCGACAGGCGCTCGCCGCGGCCGGGGTCGCGCTCATCGGCCACGACGGTCTCGACGCCGAAGGACTGCCCGGCGCGGGCCACATCCTGCTGGTCGAGGCGACCGGCGAGGAGACGTACGACATCGTCCGCGACAGCGTCGCCGGGCTCGGACTCGGCCTCGTACGGATGGAGCAGCGGCGCCACCACATCGCCGAGGTGTTCCGTACCGAACAGGCTCCCGCGGCACGGACCGCGGAGCAGACCGCCTCCGTGGCCGCCGGGGCCGGAGAACAGAAGGGGAACGGTCGCGATGAGCACTGA